A DNA window from Nerophis lumbriciformis linkage group LG03, RoL_Nlum_v2.1, whole genome shotgun sequence contains the following coding sequences:
- the LOC133584636 gene encoding inhibin beta C chain, with protein sequence MHACTCCAHGSVCRCLASKVHSTRSLVRLSNVSPLLLDYPADIFPRRTPTTSLHNLPPSKATCRAKDVMAQSSSMLFFLLLEALVVRSSPPGCASCGLLGRDAEERLMVEMAKQQLLDKLHLKEAPRISQTVPRVALLTALRKLQSGRVSQDGTLELDHSVAVKDQGYEIISFADRNENEHEDKTNLTLTFQFLQEHGHSVQVLRSSLWVYVRSSKQPFRVPARVFLTTDGGAWPSNRTLVMEKMLEVQESNWHTFPISRTLQAFLDGGQKRLRLEVICEEDGRNLCAPENSPDTPFRPFLVAQVRLRDDPAKHLLRKRSLRCGDDVTVCCKRDFYIKFKDIQWHDWIIAPDGYHMNYCLGQCPQHLSGSPGIASSFHATVLSQLKVNGINTAASSCCVPTERQPLSMVYFNSQHSIVKTDVPDMIVESCGCT encoded by the exons atgcatgcgtgtacGTGTTGCGCGCATGGGTCTGTTTGCAGATGTCTTGCCAGTAAAGTTCATTCCACGCGCTCATTGGTgcgtctctccaacgtgtcaccACTTTTGCTGGATTACCCAGCAGATATCTTCCCCCGCAGGACACCGACAACATCACTGCACAACTTGCCCCCAAGTAAGGCCACCTGCAGAGCCAAGGACGTCATGGCGCAGTCTTCTTCCATGCTCTTTTTCTTGCTCCTGGAGGCTCTGGTGGTGAGATCCAGCCCGCCCGGCTGCGCGTCCTGCGGCCTCCTGGGCAGGGATGCGGAGGAGAGGCTGATGGTGGAGATGGCCAAGCAGCAACTTTTGGACAAGCTGCACCTGAAGGAGGCACCCAGGATCTCGCAGACTGTGCCGCGGGTCGCGCTTCTCACTGCGCTGCGCAAACTGCAGTCGGGGCGCGTCAGCCAGGATGGAACCTTGGAGCTGGACCACAGTGTGGCCGTCAAAGACCAAGGCTATGAAATCATCAGCTTTGCAGATAGAA ATGAAAACGAGCATGAGGACAAGACCAACCTCACCCTCACCTTCCAGTTCCTGCAAGAACATGGCCACAGTGTCCAGGTGCTGCGGTCCTCCCTTTGGGTCTATGTCCGCTCCTCCAAACAGCCTTTCCGAGTGCCGGCCCGCGTCTTCCTGACTACGGACGGCGGGGCATGGCCCTCCAACCGCACCCTGGTGATGGAGAAGATGCTGGAGGTCCAAGAGAGTAACTGGCACACCTTCCCCATCAGCCGCACCTTGCAGGCCTTCCTGGATGGCGGCCAGAAGCGTCTGCGCCTGGAAGTGATCTGCGAGGAGGACGGGAGGAATCTTTGCGCGCCGGAGAACTCCCCCGACACGCCCTTCCGGCCCTTCCTGGTGGCGCAGGTGCGTCTCCGTGACGACCCCGCCAAACACTTGCTGAGGAAGCGCTCCCTGCGGTGCGGCGACGACGTCACCGTGTGCTGCAAGAGGGACTTCTACATTAAGTTTAAGGACATCCAGTGGCACGACTGGATCATTGCGCCCGACGGCTACCACATGAACTACTGCTTGGGGCAGTGCCCCCAGCATCTGTCCGGGTCGCCTGGCATCGCCTCCTCCTTCCACGCCACCGTCCTTAGCCAGCTGAAGGTCAACGGCATCAACACGGCGGCGTCGTCTTGTTGCGTGCCCACTGAGCGCCAGCCTCTCTCCATGGTGTACTTCAACTCCCAGCACAGCATCGTCAAAACAGACGTCCCGGATATGATAGTGGAGTCCTGTGGATGCACATAA